ACGTTGGCCGCCGGGAACGCGGAAGCCATCCTCGAACTCCTCGACCTCCGCGCCCATGGCACGCAGATTCGCGGCCAGCACGGCGATGCGGTCAGATTCCTTCACGCGCAGCTCGCGCGCGTCGCGCACCTCGATGCCCGCGCTGGTGTAGGGCGCCATCGCGCCCAGCACCGGCAGCTCATCGATGAGCGCGGCGGACTGCGCTCCGCTGATG
This DNA window, taken from Acidobacteriota bacterium, encodes the following:
- a CDS encoding 3-phosphoshikimate 1-carboxyvinyltransferase encodes the protein ISGAQSAALIDELPVLGAMAPYTSAGIEVRDARELRVKESDRIAVLAANLRAMGAEVEEFEDGFRVPGGQRLHGAVVDPAGDHRIAMACAVAALGAEGETTIQGAECVAISFPEFFELLERVAVR